One stretch of Chiroxiphia lanceolata isolate bChiLan1 chromosome 1, bChiLan1.pri, whole genome shotgun sequence DNA includes these proteins:
- the SRI gene encoding sorcin, which produces MAFPGQPAPGGGFYHGGYGGAPGGPAFPGQAQDPLYGYFAAVGGQDGQIDADELQRCLTQSGIAGAYKPFNLETCRLMISMLDRDMSGTLGFNEFKELWAVVNGWKQHFVTFDSDGSGTVDRQELEKALMNMGFRLSPQAVSAITKRYSTHGKIAFDDYIACCVKLRALTECFRRRDTTQQGFVNFQYDDFIQCVMSI; this is translated from the exons ATGGCGTTTCCCGGGCAGCCCGCGCCCGGTGGCGGCTTCTACCATGGCGGG TATGGAGGAGCCCCAGGAGGACCAGCATTCCCTGGACAAGCTCAGGATCCTTTGTATGGTTATTTTGCTGCAGTAGGAGGGCAG GATGGACAAATAGATGCTGATGAGCTACAGAGATGTCTCACGCAGTCAGGGATTGCAGGAGCCTATAAAC CTTTCAACTTAGAGACTTGCAGACTTATGATCTCAATGCTGGAC AGAGATATGTCTGGCACACTGGGATTTAATGAGTTTAAAGAACTCTGGGCTGTGGTCAATGGCTGGAAGCAACACTTTGTAACTTTTGACAGTGATGGAAGTGGCACAGTGGATCGTCAAGAACTGGAGAAAGCCTTGATGAATATGG gATTTAGACTGAGCCCACAGGCTGTGTCTGCAATCACAAAGCGATACAGCACTCACGGAAAGATTGCATTTGATGATTACATTGCCTGCTGTGTGAAACTCCGAGCTCTCACTG AATGCTTTAGAAGAAGGGACACAACTCAGCAGGGCTTTGTGAATTTCCAGTATGATGAT tTCATACAGTGTGTTATGAGCATCTAA